TCCAGATCTCAGGGAATCTGGGACCATGACCCCATTCCTGGCTCTTGAGCTCCCGTCCAGGgggtaaaacaacaacaacaacaacaacaacaacaacaaaaaaaaacaaaacaaaaaaaaaacaaaccaacaatgGAAAAAGTAATCCATCCCTTCCATTCCAAGCCTAGGAAGTCAGAACCAGAATAAATTTCCATGTTGGAGAGAAAACATGCTCTTAGCTGccagccagcttcttcctctttcctctctcaatTTCTAcatgtgttggggggtggggaatgacCTCTACTGCAGCAAATCAGTACAAGGAGGTCAAGGGTGGGGAGCATGGACCCCAGCACAGCTCCCCTTCCCTACGACTCGTTCTGAAATGACCTGAAGTCTGGGAAACTCACTCCCCTTATCTTGCCCTCACGCTACCCTACCTGGGGTTCCCCTGACACTGGCTGTGAGCTCACTCCCCTACTCCCACTCCTCAACCGCTTCCCAAATCCCTTTCCATTTTGGCCGGGCTATTGCAATATGCGGCTTAGTGCACCAGAGGGCGCTCTGCCCATTTCCAAAGCTAAGTTGTGTTCCCTGGGACGCGAGGGGCAAGGAGTCGTTTAAAATGAGATGCATGGATGTAGCGGGCGTGGAACAGGTTTGGAGGCTTCAGAGATATTTAGCCCAAGCGCAGTGCCACTGCAGGCCAATCTCCGACCTGAAGCTCGGTTCCCCGCCTCGCCCTGTCTGTATAGTTaccattcattcaacacacatttactgGGCGCCCAGGCAGTGTCCAGCTCAGTGCCAAGGCTCTGGGGATACACCGGCGAAGGAGCTGGGCCGATGTACTCCTCAGAATCACCACCATCCTGCCCCAGGTTGGCTCAGTGTCCCCCAGGTCCCCGCCCAGCCCTCCgccctgcccctcacctcttGGCTCTGCTCTCCCCTTAGGACGAAGTGAAACTGCCGGCCAAAGTGAGCGTCGGCAAGTCGCTGAAAGAGGCAGAGGCGCTGCCCGAGAAGGAGGGCGATGAGCTGGGAGAGGGCGAGCGGCCGGAGGAGGATGCAGCGGCGCTCGAGCTGTCGTCGGACGAGgcggtggaggtggaggaggtcaTCGAGGAGTCGCGCGCCGAGCGCATCAAGCGCAGCGGCCTGCGGCGCGTGGACGACTTCAAGAAGGCCTTCTCCaaggagaagatggagaagacCAAGGTGCGCACCCGCGAAAACCTGGAGAAGACCCGCCTCAAGACCAAGGAGAACCTGGAGAAGACGCGCCACACGCTCGAGAAGCGCATGAACAAGCTGGGCACGCGCCTCGTCCCAGCCGAGCGGCGCGAGAAGCTCAAGACCTCGCGAGACAAGCTGCGCAAGTCCTTCACGCCCGACCACGTGGTCTACGCGCGCTCCAAGACGGCGGTCTACAAGGTGCCGCCCTTCACCTTCCACGTCAAGAAGATCCGCGAGGGCCAGGTGGAGGTGCTGAAGGCCACCGAGATGGTGGAGGTGGGCGCCGACGACGACGAGGGCGACGCGGAGCGCGGCGAGGCGGCCGACCTGCTGCGCGGGAGCAGCCCCGACGTGCACACGCTGCTGGAGATCACCGAGGAGTCGGATGCTGTGCTGGTGGACAAGAGCGACAGCGACTGAGCTGACGCGGGGCTCTGCCTGGGAGGCCGCGCCACCCTGCCccgcctctccctgcccccacccccccatgcctTTCCCTCTGGAACTTTCTCTTTCGCATTCTCTCTTGGCCCCACGCGGGCTGAGATATTTCTAAATTGACAACACCGCCCCTCAAGGAGCACCCCT
The Vulpes vulpes isolate BD-2025 chromosome 2, VulVul3, whole genome shotgun sequence genome window above contains:
- the CAVIN1 gene encoding caveolae-associated protein 1; protein product: MEDTQLHIIEQPLPGYPEVGDPGSSPMGEPAVEEPSGAGSEELIKSDQVNGVLVLSLLDKIIGAVDQIQLTQAQLEERQAEMEGAVQSIQGELSKLGKAHATTSNTVSKLLEKVRKVSVNVKTVRGSLERQAGQIKKLEVNEAELLRRRNFKVMIYQDEVKLPAKVSVGKSLKEAEALPEKEGDELGEGERPEEDAAALELSSDEAVEVEEVIEESRAERIKRSGLRRVDDFKKAFSKEKMEKTKVRTRENLEKTRLKTKENLEKTRHTLEKRMNKLGTRLVPAERREKLKTSRDKLRKSFTPDHVVYARSKTAVYKVPPFTFHVKKIREGQVEVLKATEMVEVGADDDEGDAERGEAADLLRGSSPDVHTLLEITEESDAVLVDKSDSD